The Maridesulfovibrio hydrothermalis AM13 = DSM 14728 DNA window ATTGCCATCAATCATGAAAATATGTCTGATTCTCAGGTCGATGAGACAATTGATTCTTATCAAAAGCAGTTTGAAATTCCAGCGACAGATGTCCTTAAATTCGGCTGCGACGCGCTGGTCGCAAAAATACTGGCTACTTTTCCCAAGCTCCAAGCCAAGCTGGCTTGATGAATACTCCTTATCTTGAAATTGACCTTTCAAAATTACATAGTAACGCCAAGCAGTTAACAGCCATGTTCGGCAGTCGGGGTATTGATATTACCGGGGTGACTAAAAGCGTTTTAGGAGACCCTGAAATTGCAGCTGCTCTGGTTTCCGCCGGAATAACTTCTCTTGGTGATTCCAGAATCGAGAACATAATCCGCATGAAAGAAGCTGGTGTTCAGGCCGCTTTTACTCTGATCCGAACGCCTGCGCTCAGTGCAGCCTGTGATGTTGTCACATATGTCGATGTGAGTTTTAATACCGAGTTATCTGTTATTGCAGAGTTGTCTGAGTTTGCTGTCAGGCAGAAGAAGGTTCACGATATCGTTCTCATGGTAGAGATGGGGGATCTCCGCGAGGGGATACTTCGTGAGGACATCAATAAAATAATTGGAGAAGCTCTTCTGATGAAAGGCATCAGGATTATCGGGTTAGGGACCAATCTGGCTTGTTTTAACGGGGTCAAGCCAACCAGACGCAATATGGATGATTTATCTCGTCTGACAGAAAGCTGTGAAAGAAATCACGGCATCAAGTTGCATCTTATTTCCGGTGGAAATTCTGCCAATTTTGACTGGGCGTTTGCCGATGACAGTAAAGGCCGGATAAATAATGTACGGCTGGGAGAAGCGATTTTTCTAGGCAGGGAAACGCTTTCGCGGAGGCACATCAAAGGACTTCACCTTGATGCTGTTTCTTTAATCGGAGAAATTATAGAGTCCAAA harbors:
- a CDS encoding alanine/ornithine racemase family PLP-dependent enzyme, translating into MNTPYLEIDLSKLHSNAKQLTAMFGSRGIDITGVTKSVLGDPEIAAALVSAGITSLGDSRIENIIRMKEAGVQAAFTLIRTPALSAACDVVTYVDVSFNTELSVIAELSEFAVRQKKVHDIVLMVEMGDLREGILREDINKIIGEALLMKGIRIIGLGTNLACFNGVKPTRRNMDDLSRLTESCERNHGIKLHLISGGNSANFDWAFADDSKGRINNVRLGEAIFLGRETLSRRHIKGLHLDAVSLIGEIIESKVKPSLPEGETGQDAFGNTPVFEDKGEMLRSIVALGKQDVCVSGLTPMIDVDILGSSSDHIVLDATRTPLKVGDQVRFSLDYAALLSSMTSPFVRSVYI